One part of the Eptesicus fuscus isolate TK198812 chromosome 20, DD_ASM_mEF_20220401, whole genome shotgun sequence genome encodes these proteins:
- the TRIM47 gene encoding E3 ubiquitin-protein ligase TRIM47 isoform X1, with product MDGSGPFSCPICLEPLREPVTLPCGHNFCLACLGALWPHRGTGGAGAPGGAARCPLCQEPFPDGLQLRKNHTLSELLQLRQGSGPGPGPGRASAPAPAPEPAAPSAPPSAPEPSAPCAPEPWTAGEEPVRCDACPEGAALPAARSCLSCLASFCPAHLGPHERSPALRGHRLVPPLRRLEESLCPRHLRPLERYCRAERRCLCEACAQEHRGHELVPLEQERALQEAEQPKVLSAVEDRMDELGAGIAQSRRTVALIKSAAVAERERVSQLFAEAAATLQEFQKEVLGFIEEGEAALLSRSQGDLRRQEEQRSRLSRARHNLGQVPEADSVSFLQELLALRLALEEGCGPGPGPPRELGFTKSSQAVRAVREVLAAACASQWGQLRGLSGDEDGPHKLGPEADAESQDPDTSSHLDSEAPRDYFLKFAYIVDLDSDTADKFLQLFGTKGVKRVLCPISYPESPTRFTHCEQVLGEGALDRGTYYWEVEIIEGWVSVGVMAEDFSPQEPYDRGRLGRNAHSCCLQWNGRGFSVWFHGQEAPLPHAFSPTVGVCLEYADRALAFYAVRDGKVSLLRRLKATRARRSGPPASLGDPFQSFVDSYFPELFRSRLKPAFFLESVDAHLQIGPLKKSCISVLKRR from the exons ATGGACGGCAGCGGGCCCTTCAGCTGCCCCATCTGCCTGGAGCCGCTGCGGGAGCCGGTGACGCTGCCCTGCGGCCACAACTTCTGCCTCGCCTGCCTGGGCGCGCTCTGGCCGCACCGCGGCACGGGCGGAGCCGGCGCCCCCGGGGGCGCAGCCCGCTGCCCGCTGTGCCAGGAGCCCTTCCCCGACGGCCTGCAGCTCCGCAAGAACCACACGCTGTCCGAGCTGCTGCAGCTCCGCCAGGGCTCgggccccgggcccgggcccggccgggcctcggccccggcccccgctccCGAGCCCGCGGCCCCCAGCGCGCCGCCCAGCGCCCCCGAGCCGTCGGCTCCCTGCGCGCCCGAGCCCTGGACTGCGGGCGAAGAGCCGGTGCGCTGCGACGCGTGCCCCGAGGGCGCCGCCCTGCCCGCCGCGcgctcctgcctctcctgcctcgcCTCCTTCTGCCCCGCGCACCTGGGTCCGCACGAGCGCAGCCCCGCGTTGCGCGGACACCGCCTGGTGCCGCCGCTGCGCCGGCTGGAGGAGAGCCTGTGCCCGCGCCACCTGCGGCCGCTGGAGCGCTACTGCCGCGCGGAGCGCCGGTGCCTGTGCGAGGCCTGCGCCCAGGAGCACCGCGGCCACGAGCTGGTGCCGCTGGAGCAGGAGCGCGCGCTCCAGGAG GCCGAGCAGCCCAAAGTGCTGAGTGCCGTGGAGGACCGCATGGATGAGCTGGGCGCCGGCATCGCCCAGTCCCGGCGGACCGTGGCCCTCATCAAG AGCGCAGCCGTGGCTGAGCGGGAGAGGGTGAGCCAGCTGTTTGCGGAGGCTGCGGCCACCCTGCAGGAGTTCCAGAAGGAGGTGCTGGGCTTCATCGAGGAGGGGGAGGCCGCCCTGCTGAGCCGCTCCCAGGGCGACCTTCGGCGGCAGGAGGAGCAGCGCAGCAGGCTGAGCCGGGCCCGCCACAACCTGGGCCAGGTCCCCGAGGCCGACTCAGTGAGCTTCCTGCAG GAGCTGCTGGcgctcaggctggccctggaggAGGGGTGCGGCCCCGGGCCTGGTCCCCCGCGGGAGCTCGGCTTCACTAAGTCATCCCAGGCGGTGAGGGCGGTGCGAGAGGTGCTGGCCGCGGCCTGCGCCAGCCAGTGGGGGCAGCTGCGGGGGCTGAGCGGTGACGAGGACGGGCCGCACAAGCTGGGCCCAGAAG CCGATGCTGAGTCCCAAGACCCAGACACCAGCAGCCACCTGGACAGCGAGGCGCCCCGGGATTACTTCCTCAAGT TCGCCTACATCGTGGACCTGGACAGCGACACGGCGGACAAGTTCCTGCAGCTGTTCGGCACGAAAGGCGTGAAGAGGGTGCTGTGTCCCATCAGCTACCCCGAGTCGCCCACCCGCTTCACCCACTGCGAGCAGGTGCTGGGCGAGGGCGCCCTGGACCGGGGCACCTACTACTGGGAGGTGGAGATCATCGAGGGCTGGGTCAGCGTGGGGGTCATGGCTGAAGACTTCTCCCCACAAGAGCCCTACGACCGGGGCCGGCTCGGCCGCAACGCCCACTCCTGCTGCCTGCAGTGGAACGGGCGCGGCTTCTCCGTGTGGTTCCACGGGCAGGAGGCGCCCCTGCCCCACGCCTTCTCGCCCACGGTTGGGGTCTGCCTGGAATATGCCGACCGAGCCCTGGCCTTCTATGCCGTGCGGGACGGCAAGGTGAGCCTCCTGCGGAGGCTGAAGGCCACCCGGGCCCGCAGGAGCGGCCCCCCGGCCTCCCTCGGCGACCCCTTCCAGAGCTTCGTGGACAGCTACTTCCCGGAGCTCTTCCGGAGCCGGCTGAAGCCCGCCTTCTTCCTGGAGAGCGTGGACGCCCACCTGCAGATCGGGCCCCTCAAGAAGTCCTGCATATCCGTGCTGAAGAGGAGGTAG
- the TRIM47 gene encoding E3 ubiquitin-protein ligase TRIM47 isoform X2, with the protein MDGSGPFSCPICLEPLREPVTLPCGHNFCLACLGALWPHRGTGGAGAPGGAARCPLCQEPFPDGLQLRKNHTLSELLQLRQGSGPGPGPGRASAPAPAPEPAAPSAPPSAPEPSAPCAPEPWTAGEEPVRCDACPEGAALPAARSCLSCLASFCPAHLGPHERSPALRGHRLVPPLRRLEESLCPRHLRPLERYCRAERRCLCEACAQEHRGHELVPLEQERALQESAAVAERERVSQLFAEAAATLQEFQKEVLGFIEEGEAALLSRSQGDLRRQEEQRSRLSRARHNLGQVPEADSVSFLQELLALRLALEEGCGPGPGPPRELGFTKSSQAVRAVREVLAAACASQWGQLRGLSGDEDGPHKLGPEADAESQDPDTSSHLDSEAPRDYFLKFAYIVDLDSDTADKFLQLFGTKGVKRVLCPISYPESPTRFTHCEQVLGEGALDRGTYYWEVEIIEGWVSVGVMAEDFSPQEPYDRGRLGRNAHSCCLQWNGRGFSVWFHGQEAPLPHAFSPTVGVCLEYADRALAFYAVRDGKVSLLRRLKATRARRSGPPASLGDPFQSFVDSYFPELFRSRLKPAFFLESVDAHLQIGPLKKSCISVLKRR; encoded by the exons ATGGACGGCAGCGGGCCCTTCAGCTGCCCCATCTGCCTGGAGCCGCTGCGGGAGCCGGTGACGCTGCCCTGCGGCCACAACTTCTGCCTCGCCTGCCTGGGCGCGCTCTGGCCGCACCGCGGCACGGGCGGAGCCGGCGCCCCCGGGGGCGCAGCCCGCTGCCCGCTGTGCCAGGAGCCCTTCCCCGACGGCCTGCAGCTCCGCAAGAACCACACGCTGTCCGAGCTGCTGCAGCTCCGCCAGGGCTCgggccccgggcccgggcccggccgggcctcggccccggcccccgctccCGAGCCCGCGGCCCCCAGCGCGCCGCCCAGCGCCCCCGAGCCGTCGGCTCCCTGCGCGCCCGAGCCCTGGACTGCGGGCGAAGAGCCGGTGCGCTGCGACGCGTGCCCCGAGGGCGCCGCCCTGCCCGCCGCGcgctcctgcctctcctgcctcgcCTCCTTCTGCCCCGCGCACCTGGGTCCGCACGAGCGCAGCCCCGCGTTGCGCGGACACCGCCTGGTGCCGCCGCTGCGCCGGCTGGAGGAGAGCCTGTGCCCGCGCCACCTGCGGCCGCTGGAGCGCTACTGCCGCGCGGAGCGCCGGTGCCTGTGCGAGGCCTGCGCCCAGGAGCACCGCGGCCACGAGCTGGTGCCGCTGGAGCAGGAGCGCGCGCTCCAGGAG AGCGCAGCCGTGGCTGAGCGGGAGAGGGTGAGCCAGCTGTTTGCGGAGGCTGCGGCCACCCTGCAGGAGTTCCAGAAGGAGGTGCTGGGCTTCATCGAGGAGGGGGAGGCCGCCCTGCTGAGCCGCTCCCAGGGCGACCTTCGGCGGCAGGAGGAGCAGCGCAGCAGGCTGAGCCGGGCCCGCCACAACCTGGGCCAGGTCCCCGAGGCCGACTCAGTGAGCTTCCTGCAG GAGCTGCTGGcgctcaggctggccctggaggAGGGGTGCGGCCCCGGGCCTGGTCCCCCGCGGGAGCTCGGCTTCACTAAGTCATCCCAGGCGGTGAGGGCGGTGCGAGAGGTGCTGGCCGCGGCCTGCGCCAGCCAGTGGGGGCAGCTGCGGGGGCTGAGCGGTGACGAGGACGGGCCGCACAAGCTGGGCCCAGAAG CCGATGCTGAGTCCCAAGACCCAGACACCAGCAGCCACCTGGACAGCGAGGCGCCCCGGGATTACTTCCTCAAGT TCGCCTACATCGTGGACCTGGACAGCGACACGGCGGACAAGTTCCTGCAGCTGTTCGGCACGAAAGGCGTGAAGAGGGTGCTGTGTCCCATCAGCTACCCCGAGTCGCCCACCCGCTTCACCCACTGCGAGCAGGTGCTGGGCGAGGGCGCCCTGGACCGGGGCACCTACTACTGGGAGGTGGAGATCATCGAGGGCTGGGTCAGCGTGGGGGTCATGGCTGAAGACTTCTCCCCACAAGAGCCCTACGACCGGGGCCGGCTCGGCCGCAACGCCCACTCCTGCTGCCTGCAGTGGAACGGGCGCGGCTTCTCCGTGTGGTTCCACGGGCAGGAGGCGCCCCTGCCCCACGCCTTCTCGCCCACGGTTGGGGTCTGCCTGGAATATGCCGACCGAGCCCTGGCCTTCTATGCCGTGCGGGACGGCAAGGTGAGCCTCCTGCGGAGGCTGAAGGCCACCCGGGCCCGCAGGAGCGGCCCCCCGGCCTCCCTCGGCGACCCCTTCCAGAGCTTCGTGGACAGCTACTTCCCGGAGCTCTTCCGGAGCCGGCTGAAGCCCGCCTTCTTCCTGGAGAGCGTGGACGCCCACCTGCAGATCGGGCCCCTCAAGAAGTCCTGCATATCCGTGCTGAAGAGGAGGTAG
- the TRIM65 gene encoding tripartite motif-containing protein 65 isoform X1, protein MAQQLLQEKLTCAICLELYRDPVTLSCGHNFCGDCIRDWWRAHEESPECPQCRELCPARAELRRNVALSDVVEAVRAEPPAPRPDPDPDPDPGARCPQHGRPLELFCRTEGRCVCSACTVGDCRLHERVLLDAARREREAQLRAMLEVTRQQATQAESQLQELQQRSRRIQNSACTLASMVSGKFSRLLQALELRQIKALRGIEVAKTQALAQAQEEERRLQGHLEATAVFDRRTQDLLEQSDDRTFLQGSQLLAPPGPLGPLTPPQWDADQQLDGLKGLLSQLCGLLLDSGDPHGAPAEAADSGPPETPGALALVPSPVCPLRRKLWQNYRNLTFDPESANRHLYLSRQARQVEHRRVPRGPAEPGSFELWQVQCAQSFRSGRHYWEVHTPNHLVTLGVAYPDLARRKLGPYTDNIGRGPGSWGLCVQEDSAQAWHNGEVQRLRGVPGKLLGVDLDLASGCLTFYSLEPETQRLHTFHAIFTRPLRPVFWLLEGRTLTLCHRPEARRPPGLQEEASGLS, encoded by the exons atggcccagcagctgctgcaggaAAAGCTGACCTGCGCCATCTGCCTGGAGCTCTACCGGGACCCGGTGACGCTGTCCTGCGGCCACAACTTCTGCGGGGACTGCATCCGGGACTGGTGGCGCGCCCACGAGGAGAGCCCCGAGTGCCCCCAGTGCCGGGAGCTCTGCCCCGCGCGCGCCGAGCTGCGCCGCAACGTGGCCCTGAGCGACGTGGTGGAGGCGGTGCGCGCCgagcccccggccccccgccccgaccccgaccccgaccccgaccccggcGCGCGCTGCCCGCAGCACGGGCGGCCGCTCGAGCTCTTCTGCCGCACCGAGGGCCGCTGCGTGTGCAGCGCGTGCACCGTCGGCGACTGTCGCCTCCACGAGCGGGTGCTGCTGGACGCTGCGCGCCGGGAGCGCGAG GCCCAGCTGAGAGCCATGCTGGAGGTCACCCGGCAGCAGGCCACCCAGGCCGAGAGCCAGCTACAGGAGCTGCAGCAGCGAAGCCGCCGGATCCAG AACTCGGCCTGCACCCTGGCTTCCATGGTCTCCGGCAAGTTCAGCCGCCTGCTGCAGGCCCTGGAGCTGCGTCAGATCAAGGCACTGAGGGGCATCGAGGTGGCCAAGACGCAGGCCCTGGcgcaggcccaggaggaggagcgGCGGCTACAGGGCCACCTGGAGGCCACGGCTGTCTTTGACCGCAGGACCCAGGACCTCCTGGAGCAGTCGGATGACCGAACCTTCCTCCAG GGATCACAGCTCCTGGCGcccccagggcctcttgggccaCTGACCCCCCCACAGTGGGATGCCGATCAGCAGCTGGACGGCCTGAAGGGATTGCTGAGCCAGCTCTGTGGCCTCCTCCTGGACAGTGGGGACCCCCACGGGGCACCAGCTGAGGCGGCTGACTCGGGTCCCCCGG AGACCCCAGGCGCCCTGGCATTGGTCCCAAGCCCGGTTTGTCCGCTGAGGAGGAAACTCTGGCAGA ATTATCGCAATCTGACCTTCGACCCGGAGAGTGCCAACCGCCACCTTTACCTGTCTCGGCAGGCCCGGCAGGTGGAGCACCGGCGGGTGCCCCGAGGCCCGGCTGAGCCGGGCAGCTTCGAGCTCTGGCAGGTGCAGTGCGCCCAGAGCTTCCGGTCCGGGCGGCACTACTGGGAGGTGCACACGCCGAACCACTTGGTGACGCTGGGCGTCGCCTACCCGGACCTGGCACGGCGCAAGCTGGGGCCCTACACGGACAACATCGGCCGTGGGCCCGGCTCGTGGGGGCTCTGTGTTCAGGAGGACAGCGCCCAGGCCTGGCACAACGGGGAGGTCCAGCGCCTCCGAGGGGTGCCAGGGAAGCTGCTGGGCGTGGACTTGGACCTGGCCTCTGGTTGCCTCACCTTCTACAGCCTGGAGCCCGAGACCCAGCGCCTGCACACCTTCCACGCCATCTTCACCCGGCCCCTCCGCCCTGTCTTCTGGCTCCTGGAGGGGAGGACCCTGACCCTGTGCCATCGGCCTGAGGCCAGGCGCCCTCCGGGGCTCCAGGAAGAGGCCTCGGGGCTCAGCTGA
- the TRIM65 gene encoding tripartite motif-containing protein 65 isoform X2, giving the protein MAQQLLQEKLTCAICLELYRDPVTLSCGHNFCGDCIRDWWRAHEESPECPQCRELCPARAELRRNVALSDVVEAVRAEPPAPRPDPDPDPDPGARCPQHGRPLELFCRTEGRCVCSACTVGDCRLHERVLLDAARREREAQLRAMLEVTRQQATQAESQLQELQQRSRRIQNSACTLASMVSGKFSRLLQALELRQIKALRGIEVAKTQALAQAQEEERRLQGHLEATAVFDRRTQDLLEQSDDRTFLQGSQLLAPPGPLGPLTPPQWDADQQLDGLKGLLSQLCGLLLDSGDPHGAPAEAADSGPPDYRNLTFDPESANRHLYLSRQARQVEHRRVPRGPAEPGSFELWQVQCAQSFRSGRHYWEVHTPNHLVTLGVAYPDLARRKLGPYTDNIGRGPGSWGLCVQEDSAQAWHNGEVQRLRGVPGKLLGVDLDLASGCLTFYSLEPETQRLHTFHAIFTRPLRPVFWLLEGRTLTLCHRPEARRPPGLQEEASGLS; this is encoded by the exons atggcccagcagctgctgcaggaAAAGCTGACCTGCGCCATCTGCCTGGAGCTCTACCGGGACCCGGTGACGCTGTCCTGCGGCCACAACTTCTGCGGGGACTGCATCCGGGACTGGTGGCGCGCCCACGAGGAGAGCCCCGAGTGCCCCCAGTGCCGGGAGCTCTGCCCCGCGCGCGCCGAGCTGCGCCGCAACGTGGCCCTGAGCGACGTGGTGGAGGCGGTGCGCGCCgagcccccggccccccgccccgaccccgaccccgaccccgaccccggcGCGCGCTGCCCGCAGCACGGGCGGCCGCTCGAGCTCTTCTGCCGCACCGAGGGCCGCTGCGTGTGCAGCGCGTGCACCGTCGGCGACTGTCGCCTCCACGAGCGGGTGCTGCTGGACGCTGCGCGCCGGGAGCGCGAG GCCCAGCTGAGAGCCATGCTGGAGGTCACCCGGCAGCAGGCCACCCAGGCCGAGAGCCAGCTACAGGAGCTGCAGCAGCGAAGCCGCCGGATCCAG AACTCGGCCTGCACCCTGGCTTCCATGGTCTCCGGCAAGTTCAGCCGCCTGCTGCAGGCCCTGGAGCTGCGTCAGATCAAGGCACTGAGGGGCATCGAGGTGGCCAAGACGCAGGCCCTGGcgcaggcccaggaggaggagcgGCGGCTACAGGGCCACCTGGAGGCCACGGCTGTCTTTGACCGCAGGACCCAGGACCTCCTGGAGCAGTCGGATGACCGAACCTTCCTCCAG GGATCACAGCTCCTGGCGcccccagggcctcttgggccaCTGACCCCCCCACAGTGGGATGCCGATCAGCAGCTGGACGGCCTGAAGGGATTGCTGAGCCAGCTCTGTGGCCTCCTCCTGGACAGTGGGGACCCCCACGGGGCACCAGCTGAGGCGGCTGACTCGGGTCCCCCGG ATTATCGCAATCTGACCTTCGACCCGGAGAGTGCCAACCGCCACCTTTACCTGTCTCGGCAGGCCCGGCAGGTGGAGCACCGGCGGGTGCCCCGAGGCCCGGCTGAGCCGGGCAGCTTCGAGCTCTGGCAGGTGCAGTGCGCCCAGAGCTTCCGGTCCGGGCGGCACTACTGGGAGGTGCACACGCCGAACCACTTGGTGACGCTGGGCGTCGCCTACCCGGACCTGGCACGGCGCAAGCTGGGGCCCTACACGGACAACATCGGCCGTGGGCCCGGCTCGTGGGGGCTCTGTGTTCAGGAGGACAGCGCCCAGGCCTGGCACAACGGGGAGGTCCAGCGCCTCCGAGGGGTGCCAGGGAAGCTGCTGGGCGTGGACTTGGACCTGGCCTCTGGTTGCCTCACCTTCTACAGCCTGGAGCCCGAGACCCAGCGCCTGCACACCTTCCACGCCATCTTCACCCGGCCCCTCCGCCCTGTCTTCTGGCTCCTGGAGGGGAGGACCCTGACCCTGTGCCATCGGCCTGAGGCCAGGCGCCCTCCGGGGCTCCAGGAAGAGGCCTCGGGGCTCAGCTGA
- the MRPL38 gene encoding 39S ribosomal protein L38, mitochondrial, giving the protein MAAPLWQAVLGASRRWRCFSTSAALSRRTPPLGPMPNEDIDVSNLERLEKYRSFDRYRRRAEQEARAPHWWRTYREHFMVESDPKDKIDIGLPPPKVSRTQQLLERKQVIRELKANVEEERAARLRTVCIPLEAVRAEWERTCGPYHKQRLAEYYGLYRDLFHGATFVPRVPLHVAYTVGEDDVMPVYHGNEVTPTEAAQAPEVTYEADEGSLWTLLLTNLDGHLLEPDAEYVHWLVTNIPGNRVAEGQETCPYLPPFPARGSGFHRLAFLLFKQEKPIDFSEDTRPSPCYQLAQRTFHTFDFYKKHQEAMTPAGLAFFQCRWDDSVTHTFHQLLDMREPVFEFVRPPPYHPKQKCFPHRQPLRYLDRYRDSHEPTYGIY; this is encoded by the exons ATGGCGGCGCCCTTGTGGCAGGCGGTGCTGGGCGCAAGTCGGAGGTGGCGGTGCTTCAGCACCTCGG CCGCGCTGAGCCGCCGGACCCCGCCGCTGGGGCCGATGCCCAACGAGGACATCGATGTGAGCAACCTGGAGCGGCTGGAGAAGTACCGCAGCTTCGACCGCTACCGGCGCCGGGCGGAGCAGGAGGCGCGGGCCCCGCACTGGTGGCGCACCTACCGGGAGCATTTCATGGTGGAGTCAG ATCCCAAAGACAAGATTGACATTGGGCTGCCGCCACCCAAGGTCAGTCGGACCCAGCAGTTGCTGGAGCGGAAACAGGTTATCCGGGAGCTGAAGGCCAATGTTGAGGAGGAGCGGGCCGCCCGCCTCCGCACGG TGTGCATTCCGCTGGAGGCTGTGCGGGCCGAGTGGGAGAGGACCTGTGGGCCCTACCACAAGCAGCGTCTGGCGGAGTACTATGGCCTCTACCGAGACCTGTTCCACGGCGCCACCTTCGTGCCCCGCGTCCCCCTGCACGTGGCCTACACCGTGGGTGAGGACGACGTGATGCCTGTGTACCACGGCAACGAGGTCACTCCCACAGAG gctgcccaggccccagaggTGACTTATGAGGCAGACGAGGGCTCCCTGTGGACACTGCTGCTCACCAACTTGG ATGGACACCTGCTGGAGCCGGATGCCGAGTATGTCCACTGGCTGGT CACCAACATCCCGGGCAACAGGGTGGCCGAAGGACAGGAGACGTGTCCCTacctgccccccttccctgcccggGGCTCTGGCTTCCACCGCTTGGCCTTCCTGCTCTTCAAGCAGGAGAAGCCCATCGACTTCTCTGAGGATACCCGGCCCTCCCCCTG CTACCAGCTTGCCCAGCGGACCTTCCACACTTTTGATTTCTACAAGAAGCACCAGGAAGCCATGACTCCAGCCGGCCTGGCCTTCTTCCAGTGCCGCTGGGACGACTCGGTCACCCACACCTTCCACCAGCTTTTGG ATATGCGGGAGCCCGTGTTCGAGTTTGTGCGGCCACCCCCCTACCACCCCAAGCAGAAGTGCTTCCCCCACAGGCAGCCCCTTCGCTACCTGGACCGGTACCGAGACAGTCATGAGCCCACCTACGGCATCTACTGA